One segment of Bacteroidales bacterium DNA contains the following:
- a CDS encoding endonuclease/exonuclease/phosphatase family protein, which translates to MILWIYKDTRFYIERKKLSLLVLFLIVFPFLLFAQEHKANNEQEKTFRLMFYNVENYFDSFDDTLTNDNEFLPDGIRNWNYSRFLKKRNNIYKTIMAVGEWEPPAIIGLSEVENRFVLNQLVYKTPFSQFDYRIIHEESPDRRGIDVALLFNPKVFQVINHKAITINFPFDKELKTRDILYVKGLVFGRDTLHIFVNHWPSRYGGELFSRPKRIFVAQQLAKHIDSILQENKNAAIVVMGDFNDYPFNQSIKKELKAGKDLNNRLINLMPKNDYTVGTNKYDGQWGILDQIMVSPVLLSQDKPIFVNGEAQIFDADFLLQEDAKFLGNMPFRTFFGGEYRGGFSDHLPVFVDFTLKMDKM; encoded by the coding sequence ATGATCCTTTGGATATATAAGGATACTCGTTTTTATATTGAAAGAAAAAAACTGAGTTTATTAGTTTTATTTCTTATCGTATTTCCATTTTTATTATTTGCACAAGAGCATAAAGCCAATAATGAACAAGAAAAAACATTTAGGCTGATGTTTTATAATGTTGAAAATTATTTTGATTCTTTTGACGATACTTTAACAAATGATAACGAATTCTTGCCTGACGGAATAAGAAACTGGAATTATTCACGCTTTTTAAAAAAGAGAAATAATATTTATAAAACAATTATGGCCGTTGGAGAGTGGGAGCCTCCTGCTATTATTGGACTTAGCGAAGTGGAAAATCGTTTTGTCTTAAATCAGTTGGTTTATAAAACGCCTTTTTCTCAATTTGATTATCGTATAATTCACGAAGAATCACCTGATAGGAGAGGCATTGATGTGGCTTTGCTCTTTAACCCAAAAGTATTCCAAGTTATTAATCATAAAGCTATTACTATAAATTTTCCATTCGATAAAGAATTAAAGACAAGGGATATTTTATATGTAAAAGGACTTGTCTTTGGTAGAGATACACTTCATATTTTTGTTAACCATTGGCCATCTCGATATGGCGGTGAGCTTTTTTCGAGACCAAAAAGAATTTTCGTTGCACAGCAATTAGCTAAACATATAGATTCAATTTTACAAGAAAATAAAAATGCTGCTATAGTAGTAATGGGCGATTTTAACGATTATCCATTTAACCAAAGTATAAAAAAGGAGCTAAAAGCAGGGAAAGATCTTAATAATAGATTAATAAACCTTATGCCTAAGAACGATTATACTGTTGGAACAAATAAATATGATGGACAATGGGGTATTTTGGATCAAATTATGGTTTCGCCAGTTCTACTTTCACAAGATAAGCCTATCTTTGTAAATGGGGAAGCTCAAATTTTTGATGCTGATTTTTTATTGCAAGAAGATGCTAAATTTTTAGGAAACATGCCTTTTCGTACCTTTTTTGGGGGGGAATATAGGGGTGGATTTAGTGATCATTTGCCTGTTTTTGTCGATTTTACCTTAAAAATGGATAAAATGTAG
- a CDS encoding bifunctional UDP-3-O-[3-hydroxymyristoyl] N-acetylglucosamine deacetylase/3-hydroxyacyl-ACP dehydratase, whose translation MTLKKQRTLKKETHISGIGLHTGKNITITFKPAPENYGFRFIRIDLENNPIIKAVTQNVVDTSRGTTIEQSGARVYTIEHVLSALVGMQIDNVIMELNGPEIPILDGSAKLFIALFEEVGIKEQDAQKDYFELKETITYKNEENGTEFIAVPSDTFRLSVMVDYGSDVLGPQFAEISKIEDFKSAISEAKTFAFFHELEFLFKKGLIKGGDLTNALVFVDKAVSQNDLNEMAKLFNKPTVSITEKGYLNNVELLANNEPARHKLLDVIGDLALVGQPIKAHIIAKKPGHFNNVEFAKALQKVSVKHKELKKTPQFNAHSKPVYNINDIMKILPHRPPFLLVDRILQISEDQIIGSKNVTMNESFFVGHFPEEPVMPGVLQIEAMAQTGGILVLNTVPDPENYLTYFMKIDNLKFRNKVVPGDTLYFKLNLISPIRRGICQMKGVAYVGNKIVMEGEMMAQITKKK comes from the coding sequence ATGACCTTAAAAAAACAAAGAACTCTTAAGAAAGAAACTCATATCTCCGGAATTGGTTTACATACAGGGAAAAACATTACTATTACCTTTAAACCTGCACCTGAAAATTACGGCTTCCGTTTTATTAGAATAGATTTAGAAAATAACCCGATAATAAAAGCTGTTACTCAGAATGTTGTAGACACTTCTCGTGGTACAACAATAGAACAAAGCGGTGCTCGTGTTTATACTATCGAACATGTTCTTTCTGCATTGGTAGGCATGCAAATAGACAATGTGATAATGGAACTAAACGGTCCTGAAATTCCAATATTAGATGGTAGTGCAAAACTATTTATTGCTTTATTTGAAGAAGTGGGTATCAAAGAACAAGATGCACAAAAAGATTATTTTGAACTTAAAGAAACTATTACATACAAAAACGAAGAGAATGGTACTGAATTTATTGCTGTTCCCTCAGATACTTTCCGTTTGAGCGTTATGGTTGATTATGGCTCTGATGTTTTAGGTCCTCAATTTGCAGAAATAAGTAAAATTGAAGACTTTAAGTCGGCAATATCCGAAGCCAAAACTTTTGCATTTTTTCATGAATTAGAATTCCTATTCAAAAAAGGACTAATTAAAGGTGGTGATTTGACAAATGCGCTTGTATTTGTTGATAAAGCAGTTTCTCAGAACGACCTTAACGAAATGGCAAAGCTTTTTAACAAACCTACCGTTTCGATTACAGAAAAAGGCTATTTGAATAATGTAGAGTTATTAGCTAATAACGAACCCGCTAGACACAAGCTATTAGATGTTATCGGAGATTTGGCTTTAGTTGGGCAACCTATTAAAGCTCACATTATTGCTAAAAAACCGGGACATTTCAATAATGTTGAATTTGCCAAAGCGCTACAAAAGGTATCCGTTAAACACAAAGAACTAAAAAAAACACCTCAATTTAATGCACATTCTAAACCTGTTTATAACATCAATGATATAATGAAAATTTTGCCTCATCGACCTCCTTTTTTATTAGTCGATAGGATTTTACAAATTTCAGAAGATCAAATAATCGGGTCGAAAAATGTTACTATGAACGAATCATTCTTTGTTGGACATTTTCCCGAAGAACCTGTTATGCCGGGAGTTCTACAAATAGAAGCAATGGCTCAAACGGGAGGTATTCTGGTACTAAATACCGTCCCTGATCCCGAAAATTATCTCACCTACTTTATGAAAATTGATAATCTTAAATTCAGAAATAAAGTAGTTCCGGGAGATACTCTTTACTTTAAACTAAATTTAATATCACCAATCCGCAGAGGTATTTGCCAAATGAAAGGCGTTGCTTATGTGGGAAATAAAATTGTAATGGAAGGCGAAATGATGGCTCAAATTACAAAGAAAAAATAA
- the lpxA gene encoding acyl-ACP--UDP-N-acetylglucosamine O-acyltransferase, whose translation MNQPLAYVHPEAKVAKSVVIEPFVNIEKNVEIGEGTWIGSNVTIMEGARIGKNCKIFPGAVISAIPQDLKYAGEDTIVKIGDNTSIREFVTINRGTKANMETIVGSNCLLMAYVHIAHDCIIGDHVILANAATLAGHIEIDDWAIIGGLSAVHQFVKIGKHTMISGGSLIVKDIPPFTKAGREPVSYVGVNSIGLGRRGYSQEQINNIQDIYRELYLRNRNVTQAVQYIEANMPYTAIRDEILLFIKNSERGIMKGNIKK comes from the coding sequence ATGAATCAACCCCTAGCATACGTTCATCCTGAAGCCAAAGTGGCTAAAAGCGTTGTTATAGAGCCATTTGTAAATATAGAAAAGAACGTAGAAATTGGCGAAGGAACCTGGATAGGTTCTAATGTAACCATTATGGAAGGAGCCAGAATCGGAAAAAATTGTAAAATTTTTCCGGGAGCTGTAATTTCCGCCATACCTCAAGACTTAAAATATGCCGGTGAAGACACCATAGTAAAAATAGGTGATAATACTTCTATTCGAGAATTTGTTACTATTAACAGAGGAACCAAGGCTAATATGGAAACAATTGTTGGAAGCAACTGCTTGCTTATGGCCTATGTTCATATTGCTCACGATTGTATTATTGGAGATCACGTTATTTTAGCAAATGCAGCTACCTTAGCAGGACATATAGAAATTGACGATTGGGCAATTATCGGAGGTCTTTCCGCCGTACATCAATTTGTTAAAATAGGTAAGCATACCATGATTTCCGGAGGTTCTTTAATAGTAAAAGACATCCCTCCTTTTACAAAAGCAGGCAGAGAACCTGTATCATATGTTGGTGTTAACTCCATAGGCCTTGGACGAAGAGGATACAGCCAAGAGCAGATAAATAATATTCAAGATATCTATCGCGAACTTTATTTACGTAACAGAAATGTTACACAAGCAGTTCAATATATAGAAGCTAATATGCCTTATACTGCTATCCGCGATGAGATTCTTCTATTTATTAAAAATTCTGAACGTGGGATAATGAAAGGAAATATAAAAAAATAA
- a CDS encoding alanine dehydrogenase — MVADEKNISNFSFSTQLMPKEEKLASSPKKASLTIAVLKENSDTERRVCLSPEAVGLLVQNGHTILVERGAGLASQFEDVNYSEEGARIVESKEELLKAQIILKVSALNEKEIASLGKNQTLFTTLQLLSRDKNYFMQLAERKITALAFEKIKDNTGSYPIIRSMGEIVGNTSLHVAAKYLAHHKYGNGSMLGGIPGLKPTEVVIIGAGTVAENAAKAAIGMGALVKVFDNSVYRLRRLQNNIQSKIFTSILQPKNLEEALTTADVVLGAMRKRKGILSFMVPATMIQKMKKGSVIVDVSIDQGGLFETSRLTTHIKPVYQEFGVTHYCVPNIASSVPHTASQALSNFFMPVILQIAEDGGVDQLLRNDEGFRSGVYLFNGVVTYKEIGETFHLAYRDLELLLAVLH, encoded by the coding sequence ATGGTAGCTGACGAAAAAAATATTTCAAATTTTTCCTTTTCAACACAGTTGATGCCTAAAGAAGAAAAATTAGCTTCTTCGCCTAAAAAGGCAAGTTTAACCATAGCTGTTTTAAAAGAAAATAGTGACACTGAAAGAAGAGTTTGCTTAAGCCCTGAAGCCGTTGGATTACTTGTTCAGAACGGACATACTATCCTTGTTGAACGAGGTGCCGGATTGGCATCGCAATTCGAAGATGTAAATTATAGTGAAGAGGGTGCCCGTATTGTAGAATCAAAAGAAGAGCTTCTAAAAGCGCAGATAATATTAAAAGTTTCTGCTTTGAATGAAAAGGAAATAGCTAGTTTGGGAAAAAACCAGACTTTATTTACCACTTTGCAATTATTGTCGCGAGACAAAAACTATTTTATGCAATTAGCTGAGCGGAAGATAACTGCTTTAGCCTTTGAGAAAATAAAAGATAATACAGGATCTTATCCTATCATTCGCTCTATGGGCGAAATTGTTGGAAATACATCTTTGCATGTTGCAGCAAAATATTTAGCTCATCATAAATACGGAAATGGTAGTATGTTAGGAGGGATTCCCGGATTAAAACCTACTGAAGTGGTTATTATCGGCGCAGGAACTGTTGCAGAAAATGCTGCTAAAGCTGCAATAGGAATGGGTGCTCTTGTGAAAGTTTTTGATAATTCGGTTTATCGTTTACGGCGACTTCAAAATAATATCCAAAGTAAAATATTTACATCTATTTTGCAACCAAAAAATTTAGAAGAGGCACTAACTACTGCCGATGTGGTTTTAGGCGCTATGCGAAAAAGAAAAGGTATATTATCGTTTATGGTTCCGGCTACTATGATTCAAAAAATGAAAAAGGGATCTGTAATAGTCGATGTAAGTATAGATCAGGGTGGGTTATTTGAGACTTCTCGTCTTACAACACATATTAAACCGGTATATCAAGAGTTTGGAGTAACACACTATTGTGTTCCAAATATAGCTTCTAGTGTGCCTCACACTGCAAGTCAAGCTTTGTCTAATTTCTTTATGCCTGTGATTTTACAAATAGCCGAGGATGGTGGTGTAGATCAACTTTTACGAAATGACGAAGGCTTTCGGTCGGGAGTTTATCTGTTTAACGGAGTGGTTACATATAAAGAAATTGGGGAAACTTTTCACTTGGCTTATCGTGATTTGGAACTTCTTTTAGCTGTTTTGCATTAA
- a CDS encoding bifunctional response regulator/alkaline phosphatase family protein, producing the protein MKQAKILWVDDEIEILKPHILFLEQKGYSVKALNNGMDAIELIDNERFDIVFLDENMPGLSGIETLEKIKVSHPQLPIVMITKSEEESIMEDAIGSNIADYLIKPVKPNQILLSLKKNLDTKKLVSEKTISSYQQQFRNISMELSGNLDFNDWIDIYKKLVHWELSLDISEDDSMSEILLQQKEEANALFGKFISRNYVDWHKSGNADTPLLSHMLLKKRVLPELQKDKSVFLFLIDNLRYDQWKSIESLLEPYFYAEKEELYYSILPTATQYARNGLFAGMMPLEIQKKMPQYWVDELETPGKNSYEEELLSNLFSRSHINPSFSYHKVLNMDFAKRLLDKFPNLLNNQFNVIVYNFVDMLSHARTDLEILRELAEDESAYRSITRSWFEHSPLFDMLKYLSEKKVSVIITTDHGSIRVKNPVQIIGDKNVSSNLRYKTGKNLAYKPKEVFELRNPEEVGLTKQYLSSSFIFARQTDFFAYKNNFNYYASHYKNTFQHGGISMEEMLIPLVFLKAK; encoded by the coding sequence ATGAAACAGGCGAAAATTCTTTGGGTTGATGACGAAATTGAAATCTTAAAACCTCATATTTTATTTCTTGAACAGAAGGGATATAGTGTTAAAGCATTAAATAATGGGATGGATGCTATTGAATTAATTGATAATGAGCGTTTTGATATTGTTTTTTTAGATGAGAATATGCCTGGTTTATCAGGTATCGAAACTCTTGAAAAAATAAAGGTTAGTCATCCGCAATTACCCATAGTGATGATAACAAAAAGTGAAGAAGAATCGATTATGGAAGATGCTATCGGATCTAATATTGCTGATTATTTGATAAAGCCGGTAAAGCCAAATCAAATCTTACTTTCGCTTAAAAAGAATTTGGATACAAAAAAATTGGTTAGCGAAAAAACTATCAGTTCATATCAGCAGCAGTTCAGGAATATTAGTATGGAATTGTCGGGCAATTTAGATTTTAATGATTGGATAGATATTTATAAAAAGCTTGTTCATTGGGAGCTGAGTTTAGATATATCTGAAGATGATAGTATGAGCGAAATTCTTTTACAACAAAAAGAAGAAGCTAATGCTCTGTTTGGCAAATTTATTAGTAGGAATTATGTAGATTGGCATAAATCCGGAAATGCTGATACTCCTTTACTTTCACATATGTTATTAAAGAAAAGAGTTTTGCCTGAATTGCAAAAAGACAAATCCGTTTTTCTATTTTTGATAGATAACTTGCGTTACGATCAATGGAAAAGTATAGAGTCTTTGTTGGAGCCGTATTTTTATGCCGAAAAAGAAGAGTTATATTACAGTATCTTACCAACAGCAACACAGTATGCCAGAAATGGATTATTTGCCGGAATGATGCCCTTAGAAATTCAAAAGAAAATGCCACAGTATTGGGTTGATGAATTGGAAACTCCGGGAAAAAATAGCTATGAAGAGGAGTTGCTTTCAAATTTATTTTCTCGTTCTCATATCAATCCTTCTTTTTCATATCATAAAGTTTTGAATATGGATTTTGCAAAGCGTTTGCTTGATAAATTCCCGAATTTGTTAAATAATCAATTTAATGTAATTGTATACAATTTTGTGGATATGCTGTCACATGCACGTACCGATTTAGAGATACTGCGCGAACTTGCTGAAGACGAATCTGCTTATCGTTCAATAACCCGTTCTTGGTTTGAACATTCGCCGCTTTTTGATATGCTAAAATACTTATCTGAAAAAAAAGTTAGTGTAATAATTACTACCGATCATGGATCCATTCGTGTAAAAAATCCTGTTCAAATTATTGGAGATAAAAACGTTAGTTCTAATCTACGATATAAAACAGGTAAAAATCTGGCTTATAAACCTAAAGAAGTATTTGAGCTTAGAAATCCTGAAGAAGTTGGCCTGACAAAGCAGTATCTTTCTTCAAGTTTTATTTTTGCTCGTCAAACTGATTTTTTCGCATATAAAAATAACTTTAATTATTATGCGTCTCACTATAAAAATACATTTCAGCATGGAGGAATTTCAATGGAAGAAATGCTAATTCCCTTAGTGTTTTTAAAAGCTAAGTAA
- the lpxD gene encoding UDP-3-O-(3-hydroxymyristoyl)glucosamine N-acyltransferase, giving the protein MKFTAEQIAKVLNGKIEGNKEAEVTTLSKIEEGKVGSLSFLANPKYTPYIYNTKASIVIVNSDFQASKALDCTIIRVADSYTAFSQLLDMYNEVKLNKSGISPQAAISKSAKIGKNVYIGEFAVISDNAIVGDNAKIYPQTFIGENCKVGEDTTLFPGVKIYSDCVIGNNCTFHAGVVIGSDGFGFAPQEDDMYKKVAQIGNVIIEDYVEIGANSVIDRATLGSTIIRKGVKLDNLIQVAHNVEIGENTVMAALSGISGSTKIGKNCMIGGQVGMNGHISIGDNVKIGAQTGVISNVKDGRTIIGSPAIDVGAFMKASVYFKKLPELAQKINTLEKKLKEN; this is encoded by the coding sequence ATGAAATTCACAGCCGAACAAATTGCCAAAGTCCTCAATGGGAAAATTGAGGGAAACAAGGAAGCAGAAGTTACTACACTTTCAAAAATTGAAGAAGGAAAAGTAGGCTCCTTAAGTTTTTTAGCTAATCCAAAATACACTCCTTATATATACAATACTAAAGCAAGCATTGTTATTGTAAATTCCGATTTCCAAGCTTCAAAAGCTTTAGACTGCACTATTATTCGAGTTGCGGATTCTTATACTGCTTTTTCGCAACTACTGGACATGTACAATGAAGTTAAACTAAACAAATCAGGTATTTCTCCTCAAGCAGCAATATCCAAATCAGCAAAAATTGGAAAAAACGTATATATTGGTGAGTTTGCAGTTATTAGCGATAACGCTATTGTTGGAGATAATGCCAAGATTTATCCACAAACTTTTATAGGTGAGAACTGTAAAGTTGGAGAAGACACAACTCTATTTCCCGGAGTAAAAATTTATTCTGACTGCGTAATTGGTAATAATTGTACTTTTCATGCCGGAGTTGTAATTGGGTCAGATGGCTTTGGTTTTGCTCCGCAAGAAGACGACATGTATAAAAAAGTTGCTCAAATCGGAAATGTTATCATCGAAGATTATGTTGAAATTGGAGCCAACTCTGTCATCGACAGGGCAACATTAGGATCTACTATCATTCGGAAAGGCGTTAAGCTTGACAACCTTATTCAGGTTGCACATAATGTTGAAATCGGAGAGAATACGGTAATGGCAGCACTTAGTGGAATTTCTGGATCTACCAAAATAGGAAAAAACTGTATGATTGGAGGACAAGTAGGAATGAACGGTCATATCAGTATTGGCGATAATGTTAAAATAGGAGCTCAAACAGGAGTAATTAGCAATGTAAAAGACGGACGAACTATCATTGGATCTCCGGCAATTGACGTAGGAGCATTTATGAAAGCATCTGTTTATTTTAAGAAGCTTCCTGAATTAGCTCAAAAGATTAACACATTAGAGAAAAAGCTCAAAGAGAATTAA
- the efp gene encoding elongation factor P, with protein sequence MANTSDFKNGLVIEFNGDLYSIVEFQHVKPGKGPAFVRSKLKNLKTGKVIPNTFTAGVKINVERVERRSYQFLYSDGDTMHFMNNETFEQTFIDRVLIGKPADFLKEGQNVEILFHAETETPLTVDLPAYVVLEITYTEPGERGNTATNTFKDATVETGANVKVPLFINTGEFIKVDTRSGSYSERVKV encoded by the coding sequence ATGGCAAATACTTCAGATTTCAAAAACGGACTGGTAATAGAATTTAATGGCGATTTATACTCCATCGTCGAATTTCAACATGTTAAACCAGGTAAAGGACCTGCTTTCGTACGATCTAAACTTAAAAATCTAAAAACCGGAAAAGTTATTCCTAATACATTCACAGCCGGAGTAAAAATTAATGTGGAACGTGTTGAACGTAGAAGCTATCAGTTTTTATACAGCGATGGTGATACTATGCATTTTATGAATAACGAAACCTTTGAGCAAACTTTTATTGATAGAGTACTAATAGGGAAACCTGCTGACTTTCTTAAAGAAGGTCAAAATGTGGAAATTCTCTTCCATGCCGAAACGGAAACTCCATTAACCGTTGATTTGCCAGCTTACGTAGTTTTAGAAATCACTTATACAGAACCCGGAGAAAGAGGAAATACCGCTACTAACACTTTTAAAGATGCTACTGTAGAAACAGGTGCAAACGTAAAAGTTCCTCTTTTTATAAATACCGGAGAGTTTATTAAAGTAGACACTCGCTCCGGCAGCTATTCTGAACGCGTTAAAGTTTAA
- a CDS encoding HD domain-containing protein, protein MKRSTTNKRKIFNDPVYGFISIPNPLLFDLIEHPYFQRLRRIKQLGLSHLVYPGAIHSRFQHSMGTLFLMSHALRTLTEKGIYISEEEQTATYIAILLHDIGHGPYSHTLEGILIRDITHEEITNYLLDLLNKEFSGKLDLAISIFRNTYKRGFFHQLVSSQLDMDRLDYLRRDSFFTGVSEGVIGTERLIKMLNVVDDKIVVEEKGIYSVEKFLVARRLMYWQVYLHKTVLVAEHLLIQIIQRAKNLSIDKKLSVFGSPAFQFFLNEHPNKSAFFNNREVLDSFVEMDDFDIMGAIKVWTKHPDKSLSLLSRMLINRHLPKIRIQNEKYNSAELNSIRSSIAKKYNIPFEESKHFVVNGTVSNRAYNQIHDGIFIASKTGELTDIATASDNFNIQTLSKPVKKYFLFYPKDIEII, encoded by the coding sequence ATGAAACGCTCAACAACGAATAAAAGAAAAATTTTTAACGATCCTGTTTATGGATTTATTTCTATTCCTAACCCTCTTTTATTCGATTTAATTGAACATCCTTACTTTCAAAGACTCAGAAGAATAAAACAATTAGGTTTATCGCATTTGGTTTATCCCGGTGCAATACATTCGCGTTTTCAACACTCTATGGGGACGCTTTTTTTAATGAGTCATGCCTTAAGAACTCTAACTGAAAAAGGTATTTATATTTCGGAAGAAGAACAAACAGCGACCTATATTGCAATATTATTACACGATATTGGACATGGACCATATTCGCACACTTTGGAAGGAATACTGATTCGAGACATCACCCATGAAGAGATAACAAATTATCTGCTTGATTTACTAAATAAAGAATTTAGTGGAAAATTAGACTTAGCTATTTCTATTTTTAGAAATACATACAAACGCGGTTTTTTTCATCAATTAGTAAGTAGCCAGCTCGATATGGATCGTTTAGATTATCTTCGTCGAGACAGTTTTTTTACCGGCGTTTCGGAAGGAGTAATCGGAACCGAGCGCCTCATAAAAATGTTAAATGTAGTTGATGACAAAATAGTTGTTGAAGAAAAAGGTATTTATTCTGTCGAAAAATTTTTAGTTGCGCGCCGCTTAATGTATTGGCAAGTTTATTTACACAAAACCGTTTTGGTAGCAGAACATCTTCTCATTCAAATTATTCAGCGAGCAAAAAATCTCAGTATAGATAAAAAATTATCAGTTTTCGGTTCACCGGCTTTTCAATTTTTCTTAAATGAGCATCCTAATAAATCGGCATTCTTCAATAATCGCGAAGTATTGGATAGTTTTGTTGAAATGGATGATTTTGATATCATGGGAGCCATAAAAGTATGGACAAAACATCCCGACAAAAGCCTTTCCTTACTTAGTCGGATGTTGATTAACAGACATTTACCTAAAATCCGAATTCAAAATGAGAAATACAATTCTGCTGAACTGAATAGTATTCGTTCTTCTATTGCAAAAAAATACAATATCCCTTTTGAAGAAAGTAAACATTTTGTTGTGAACGGAACCGTTAGCAACAGAGCGTATAACCAAATACACGACGGAATATTTATTGCATCAAAAACGGGTGAACTTACCGATATTGCTACAGCATCGGATAATTTCAACATCCAAACACTTTCAAAACCAGTAAAAAAATATTTTCTTTTTTATCCTAAAGATATTGAAATAATATAA
- a CDS encoding UDP-3-O-(3-hydroxymyristoyl)glucosamine N-acyltransferase gives MDLPKKYTLSEIGGILNKKTIGKADFLISGINEIHMVRKGDLTFVDHPKYYNKALTSDATTIIINKEVECPSGKTLIISEDPFSDYLKLVQLFRPFKSSDKNISESAKIGEGTIIQPGAFIGNNVSIGKNCLIHSNVSIYDHSIIGNNVIIHANSVIGADAFYFQKRADGFKKFESSGRVIIKDSVEIGALCTIDKGVSGDTIIEEGTKTDNHCQIGHDTYIGKNCLIGAFAAIAGVTRIEDDVILWGRVTVNKDLVIGKGAIVLATTGVVKSIAGGKTYFGLPAIEARTKWKEMAIQKKMVEEFNNSRKNH, from the coding sequence ATGGACTTACCAAAGAAATATACCTTATCCGAAATAGGAGGAATATTAAACAAAAAAACCATTGGCAAAGCCGATTTTCTAATTAGTGGAATAAACGAAATTCATATGGTTAGAAAAGGAGATTTGACTTTTGTCGATCATCCTAAATATTACAATAAAGCCTTAACATCCGATGCTACAACAATAATTATTAATAAAGAAGTAGAGTGTCCATCAGGCAAAACCTTAATTATTTCCGAAGACCCTTTTTCAGATTATTTAAAATTAGTGCAGCTATTTCGTCCTTTTAAAAGTTCAGATAAAAACATTAGTGAAAGTGCTAAAATTGGAGAAGGAACAATTATTCAGCCCGGTGCTTTTATCGGGAACAATGTGAGTATAGGAAAAAATTGCTTAATCCACTCAAATGTTAGCATTTACGACCATAGCATTATAGGAAACAATGTAATTATTCATGCCAATTCCGTAATTGGAGCCGATGCTTTTTATTTTCAAAAAAGAGCAGACGGCTTTAAAAAGTTTGAAAGTTCCGGTCGTGTTATTATTAAGGATAGCGTAGAAATTGGGGCATTATGTACCATAGATAAAGGCGTTTCTGGAGATACAATTATTGAAGAAGGTACTAAAACAGATAATCATTGTCAGATTGGACACGACACTTATATTGGCAAAAACTGTTTAATAGGAGCATTTGCCGCCATAGCCGGAGTTACACGAATTGAAGATGATGTGATTCTTTGGGGTCGTGTTACGGTAAACAAAGATTTAGTTATTGGAAAAGGAGCTATTGTTTTAGCTACAACAGGAGTAGTTAAAAGCATCGCCGGAGGCAAAACCTATTTTGGATTACCTGCCATTGAAGCTAGAACTAAATGGAAAGAAATGGCTATTCAAAAGAAAATGGTAGAAGAATTTAATAATAGCAGAAAAAACCACTAA
- the tsaE gene encoding tRNA (adenosine(37)-N6)-threonylcarbamoyltransferase complex ATPase subunit type 1 TsaE produces the protein MTKSFTIQSVNELKVVAEALVESMNKANVFAFFGSMGAGKTTFIQSICEVLGVENVVNSPTFAIVNEYVHPNGDPIFHFDFYRLNSPGEAVDIGYHEYVESGYLCLMEWPEKIENLLPENCVYVYIKSEDNTGLRTISWEV, from the coding sequence ATGACTAAATCTTTTACTATTCAGTCGGTTAATGAACTAAAAGTTGTTGCCGAAGCATTAGTCGAAAGTATGAATAAAGCAAATGTTTTTGCATTTTTCGGATCGATGGGAGCAGGGAAAACTACTTTTATTCAATCTATTTGCGAAGTACTTGGAGTAGAAAATGTAGTTAATTCTCCAACTTTTGCCATAGTGAATGAGTACGTTCATCCTAATGGAGATCCAATATTTCATTTTGATTTTTATCGTTTAAATTCTCCCGGCGAAGCTGTTGATATTGGCTATCACGAATATGTAGAAAGTGGTTATTTATGTTTAATGGAATGGCCGGAGAAAATTGAGAACCTTTTGCCTGAAAATTGCGTATACGTTTACATTAAATCGGAGGATAATACAGGTTTGCGTACTATTTCTTGGGAAGTGTAA